The following are encoded together in the Babylonia areolata isolate BAREFJ2019XMU chromosome 18, ASM4173473v1, whole genome shotgun sequence genome:
- the LOC143291929 gene encoding L-threonine 3-dehydrogenase-like — translation MAAFTIPKTMKALVKKKEDESYSYENIPVPEPKEGEVLLKVDSVAICGSDIALYKWDATARVIATVPFVPGHECAGTVVKCGPGVNGVAVGDRVGVENHFFCGECFQCKHENGAICSRMGQFGHGRKTESGGCSEYTCVPAQYLYVVKSGLDAEQIALLEPLGVAHNAIERLAVEGQDVLVTGCGPVGILAQSVAKALGARRVIATDIEDKKLELAKQMGADIAVNTKKQDLKEFVMKLTDGVGMDRICECTGVSFVVNATFSMLRKGGHLCLVGMPKQPLHVENVLQDVLFKALTMRTVHGRLIFHTWQETEKLVADGKVDVKKIVSHRVPMSRFEEAFQVLFSGEACKILLDPTQ, via the exons ATGGCAGCGTTTACCATTCCAAAAACAATGAAAGCGctggtgaagaagaaagaagatgagtcGTACAGTTATGAAAACATTCCGGTTCCGGAACCGAAAGAAGGCGAAGTTCTGCTCAAAGTGGACAGCGTGGCCATTTGCGGTTCCGATATTGCTCTCTACAAGTGGGACGCAACGGCCAGGGTGATCGCCACGGTCCCCTTTGTGCCGGGACACGAGTGTGCTGGCACTGTGGTGAAGTGCGGCCCTGGGGTGAATGGTGTGGCAGTGGGCGACAGAGTGGGCGTGGAGAACCATTTCTTCTGCGGGGAGTGCTTCCAGTGCAA GCATGAGAATGGAGCCATCTGCAGCCGAATGGGACAGTTTGGCCATGGGAGAAAAACGGAGAGTGGAGGCTGTTCAGAGTACACCTGTGTACCTGCACAGTATCTCTATGTCGTCAAGAGTGGTCTTG ATGCGGAGCAGATAGCTCTGTTGGAGCCCCTGGGAGTGGCTCACAACGCCATAGAGCGGCTGGCTGTGGAGGGGCAGGATGTGCTGGTGACAGGTTGTGGACCAGTGGGCATACTGGCCCAGAGTGTGGCAAAGGCTCTTGGTGCAAGAAG GGTTATTGCCACAGACATCGAAGACAAAAAGTTGGAGCTGGCCAAGCAGATGGGGGCGGACATTGCTGTGAACACCAAGAAGCAGGATTTGAAAGAG TTTGTGATGAAGCTGacggatggggtagggatggaccGGATTTGTGAGTGCACAGGAGTGTCCTTTGTGGTCAATGCCACCTTTTCCATGCTGCGCAAGGGAGGCCACTTGTGTCTGGTGGGAATGCCCAAACAACCCCTTCATGTGGAAAATGTGTTGCAAGATGTCC TGTTCAAAGCTCTAACCATGCGAACAGTCCATGGTCGGCTGATTTTTCATACCTGGCAGGAGACTGAGAAACTTGTGGCAGACGGAAAGGTGGATGTGAAGAAAATCGTCTCACATCGTGTGCCTATGTCTCGCTTTGAGGAAGCCTTCCAAGTCCTCTTCAGTGGTGAAGCCTGCAAGATCCTGCTTGATCCAACTCAATGA